From Octopus sinensis linkage group LG14, ASM634580v1, whole genome shotgun sequence:
ggctgacagcgtccatgattggttggtgctttttacgtgccaccggcatatatatatatatatatatatatatatatatgaggggtgtatgaaaagtcttgagcctcagaaaaacaaaatgttacaAGACTTCAAggttcaaaacttttcatacacccctcatatgtacagatagatttgtgtgtgtgtgtatatatgaagtggttggcattaggaaaggcatccggccatagaaaccatgtcaaatcagaatgaaataatccaacccatgccagcatggacaacagacattaaatgatgatgatgatacatacgtgtgtatataaactgTTAATCcctaaacatctttttctctctctgtgttttttttttcattctctttccttttttcctcttaatcttttctgttgaagagcctaggcttgaaatgtaaaagacttttccattcttcccaagcattaaacacctgcttgttattcctACACTGGTCTTCAttttttgctttctgtaaatttgaactataagtatatatatatagtttgatgaTGCAAATGATTGGCAGAAGTTTGTGACTCAAGAgcttagataatacagttctatatttaagagatgaggaattatttacatttgacggatatttgtcctcatcttgtttgttgttaacacaacgtttcggctgatataccctccagccttcttcaggtgtcttggggaaatttcgaacctgggttctcattcctaaggtattttttgatgttattattatctggCATAGGGGTTAAGAGtatgggttactaaccccaagattccgagtttgattccaggcagtggcgtgaataataataataataataacaacaacatcaaaaaataccttaggaatgagaacccaggttcgaaatttccccaagacacctgatgaaagctggagggtatatcagctgaaacattgtgttaacaacaaacaagatgaggacaaatatctgtcaaatgtaaataatgtcaagAGCTTGGAGTTGTGCATTGGCGCTTACTACATTGATTTGTGCCAATCCTTGGAACCTCAAGTTACTCTCTAGCTTCTActgattattaataatgataatcttttctgatATAGGCAAAAGAACTGAAGTTTTTTGTGAGGGTTGCCAGTCAATTGCCTGCAATGCCCTCTcctctctcaaaggatctttgttttgcaagttacttggtggcccTACCAGttctgatgccacataaaaagcaccctgtctACACACACTGTAAAACGGTTAGTGTTTGGAAGGtgatccagctgtaaaaaccatgtgaaaacagacactgaagcctgGTGTAATCTTCTGCCTGGtcatctcctgtcaaaccatccaacccatgccagcatggaaaacagacgttaaatgaggatgatgataaaataCATCTGTTTTCcgttttggcatgggttggacggtttgatagagTCCAGTGAGGCCCAGAACCACGTTAAGATCCAGTGTCATTTTTGGTATGATCCCTACAACCGGTTgctcttcccaacaccaaccactttctTATGTgtactggtgctttattttatcaagccacTCGCACAAATGTGGTTGCCAAGTAAATTGCAAGAtgagaaaagaacaagaaaaagccccccccccccaactaagTAGGGGGAGTATTTAAGAAGGGGTTGGTTTtatgccatgtgttgagaagctaagctatgatagagggacaaggaAAGGTGTTTTGGCACAAAGGAGACACACGGCTATCCTGGACGGCAGGAATAgctagaaagaaatattataagtTGGTGTGCTTCGAGGAAAAGTTAGTTCTCGACAGAAGTATTTTCATAAGAAACGAGAAGAACGATGTTGAACTTTTATCACAGCTGTCCAACAaactttatattataattttccaAGATGGAGCCAGGCAGAAACATGAAACACGCATTTCCTCACGGTACAAAAACTCTTcttgatttatacacacacacatctttataaaGACATACATCAGTCAATGTACTCGTCTTTTCTCAGGAAAAAATTATTCCAAAGACAAAATACGAAACAAATGCTACCAAAACAACGACTGCCTCTGTTACAGCACGTGACATTCGGTGTTGTTGTTTTAGTGTCCCCTCTCATTTTTAATCGTCCTCCACACTTTGGATCCCAGAAACTATTTCCAGTGTCTATGTTGCACTTCAAACTAAACTGTCAGTTTGTCCTCTCGTTGCGCTCTTACTTTTCGATGCCTGCTTTGCTTGTAAACAGTTTAGTGTCAAGAAAAACACATCACCGGCTGACTGTCATTGGTTTAACATCAATTTTCTCCAACAGGATCGAAACACGTCCTTTTGCTTTTACATGGAACTGAACTCTCtccatcatttctttctttcgtctaattttttggttcatttctGAAGCCGTTGACTATCGGTCATCTTCTACAGCTCAGTTTTAGAAACGAGCTAGCTCCAAATCAAATCTGATAAACTGAAAGCGAAGCTATGAAATGGCGGCCAGTGTCCTTGCTGACCAAATTTGGCCGTTTTTCTTTCACTCTCGTCCAGGTAGGTTGTATGGCTTACTGTGTGAACAGCTATATCGGCAGTGTGGTTTACTGCTCCGGACCATCTATGGAACCAACAATAATCAATCGAGACATTGTCCTCACTGAACAGATCTCGGTGAGACGAAACAGGCTCCATAAAGGTGACGTCGTTGTTTCTGTCTCTCCCGAGAATCCTAAATCGTTCATCTGTAAAAGACTTGTGGCCTTCGAGGGCGACTGCATCTTCAACGACATTGACAACTCTTTCCAGTACGTACCCCGTGGACATGTCTGGTTGGAAGGGGACAACAAGTCAAACTCAAGTGACTCGCGTTTCTACGGACCAGTTCCTTATGGACTGTTGAAGGGCAGAGTATGCCTCAAGATCTGGCCTCTCTTTAAATTCGGCAAGCTACCGTATTGTCCAGACAATATAGACTGATGGAATTGATGGGACATTTTTCTTtataatctatctacctatctgtctgtttattatataaatatatatatatatatatatatatatatatatacaaattgagataggggttgtaaatgcaaccctatatacatatatatgcatatatatacatatatatatatatatatacttatatatatatatactatatatatatatatatattatatatatatacttatatatatatatatatacatatatatatatatacttatatatatacatatatatatatatacttatatatatatatatatacatatatatatatatatatatatatatatacatatatatatataatatatatatatatatatacacatatatatatatatatatatatatattatatatatatatatatatataaacaatgtgtgAGTGCTTTTCTAATGAAGACTTGTTTGTTTAGTCCCTGGTCATCCCCGATTGAACAGATCTAGgggatcaaaggtgttccagctgtgaaaatactattttattgatgattttaaaaaaaaattcagaccaTGTATTTTGGACTACGTTAAATGTGTTCTTAGCGTTTTATTTAACATGGTAGAGTGTAATCTGAGGGGCATTTGGCTGATGTTTCTAGCAGTCTTATTGAGCCTGCGAAGGTTACATTGATAGGTGTTTCCATATTTGTGTATCGTGTTTATAGGTAACCCATTCATGTACCTGAGCAATCCTAGCTGTATATTTgaatttacgcacacacacacacagatgcatgtatgtatatatagatgtatatatgttggtagtatgttatcatcatcgtttaacgtccgttttccatgctagcatggggtctgggaagccaggagactgcactaggctccagtctgatctggcagtgtttctacagctggataccttcctaacgccaaccactctgtgagtgtagtgggtgctttttacgtgccaccggcacaggtgccaggggaggctggcgacggtcggttggtgctttttatatgccacctgcacggaagccagtcaaggtggtgctggcatcggccacgtacagatggtgcattttacgtgccaccggcacactaGTCAAGACCAGTAAAAtagtagtcatggccgatgccagtgctgtgtGACTGACACTCTTGTCGGTGGAATGTAAAAGGCactgaacgttgggcctcatgaaggcaatgacAGGTGACCGAGGCTGTTCGCAATATACCTttcttgagaaaacctgttgagccaagtgagatcgtagtcgtggccaatgctggtATCAGGTAACtgacacccgtgccagtggcatgtaaaaagcatccactacattcttggagttgttggcattaggaagggcatccaaccagagACCATtccaaaccagactggaacctggtgctgctCTCCAACtttccagttttcagtcaaactgtccaacccatgccaacatggaaaatggatgttaagtgatgatgatgatgatatatgtttatattagtatctgtgtgtgtgtggaggcacatggataCGATGTTGCACTCCTGGTTGCAAGagagtggtttcaattcccaggctgGCAGTCtgctgtgttcttgaggaaaaacaCTGGaatttacattgctccagtttattcAACCATGTATGGGGAACTGAGACAGGCTAAAGTTTAGCTCCGGTGAAATGCTGGTCCTCCCTCCTCACCAGTGGAGTGGCAGCAGTACGATAATGGCAACAAGTGCATTGTGATGAGCAGTGTACTATGGCATTCAATAGTATGGTTGATGCAAgtgataaatatgcatgtgtgtgtgtatcaatcatcatcatttaacgtctgttttccatgctggcatgggttggatggtttgacaaggtgacgagctggcagaaacgttagcacgccaggcgaaatgttttgtggtattttgtccgccactacgttctgagttcaaattccgccgaggtcgactttgtctttcatccttttggggtcaattaaataagtaccagttatgcactggagtcgatataatcgacttaatccgtttgtctgtccatgtttgtcccttctgtgtttagccccttgtgggtacagGGCTAGAGAGCAGCACCAGCTTCTGAGattgttttaccatttttttc
This genomic window contains:
- the LOC115218892 gene encoding mitochondrial inner membrane protease subunit 1-like, whose product is MKWRPVSLLTKFGRFSFTLVQVGCMAYCVNSYIGSVVYCSGPSMEPTIINRDIVLTEQISVRRNRLHKGDVVVSVSPENPKSFICKRLVAFEGDCIFNDIDNSFQYVPRGHVWLEGDNKSNSSDSRFYGPVPYGLLKGRVCLKIWPLFKFGKLPYCPDNID